From Streptomyces sp. TLI_053, a single genomic window includes:
- a CDS encoding nucleotidyltransferase domain-containing protein: MTVHPLVHEIADAYLTLVDAAAPGLVEGLYVVGSAALGDFHPARSDIDFVAVSADPVTAAQLAGLERAHARLAARYPRPAFDGPYLTWHELAGPPTQAAPGPQVLGGTVRHRVRTDRTPVLWHTLARHGVTLCGPRAQELMIDTAPGELAVWTAGSLEDYWRPWRRRSSRLASRAGLALLDGAGPAHGVLGVSRAHFTLATGRIASKRGAGEYARAVFDERWYRIVDECLRIRDGGRGRSRYPNPLTRRADALAFMDMAIESAQRLSAGRVPLGE; the protein is encoded by the coding sequence GTGACTGTGCACCCTCTCGTACACGAGATCGCCGACGCCTACCTGACCCTGGTCGACGCCGCCGCACCCGGGCTGGTCGAGGGCCTCTACGTGGTCGGTTCGGCCGCGCTGGGGGACTTCCACCCGGCGCGGAGCGACATCGACTTCGTGGCCGTGTCCGCCGATCCGGTGACGGCGGCGCAGCTCGCGGGGCTGGAGCGCGCGCACGCCCGGCTGGCGGCCCGCTATCCGCGCCCCGCGTTCGACGGCCCCTATCTGACCTGGCACGAACTCGCGGGCCCGCCCACCCAGGCGGCGCCGGGACCGCAGGTGCTCGGGGGGACGGTCCGGCACCGGGTGAGAACCGACCGCACGCCGGTGCTCTGGCACACCCTGGCGCGGCACGGCGTCACGCTCTGTGGTCCACGGGCCCAGGAGCTGATGATCGACACCGCGCCGGGGGAGCTCGCGGTGTGGACGGCCGGGAGTCTGGAGGACTACTGGCGCCCGTGGCGGCGGCGTTCCTCGCGGCTGGCCTCGCGGGCGGGGTTGGCCCTTCTGGACGGGGCCGGCCCGGCCCACGGCGTGCTCGGGGTGAGCCGCGCGCACTTCACGCTGGCGACCGGGCGGATCGCCTCGAAGCGCGGGGCGGGCGAGTACGCCCGGGCGGTGTTCGACGAGCGCTGGTACCGGATCGTGGACGAGTGCCTGCGGATCCGGGACGGCGGACGGGGGCGCTCCCGCTATCCGAACCCGTTGACCCGGCGGGCCGACGCCCTCGCGTTCATGGACATGGCGATCGAGAGCGCCCAGCGGCTGAGTGCCGGCCGAGTGCCGTTGGGCGAGTAG
- a CDS encoding methyltransferase domain-containing protein codes for MHGYSPAEARRLGDQADSLAGLLHAGTVYPPGSRVLEAGCGVGAQTVHLLESSPGLLLTAADISADSLARARARVAEQLPEAQVSWHHGDLHRLPFPDGSFDHLFLCFVLEHLADPAAALTALRRVLRPGGTVTVIEGDHGSAFFHPRGEAAQRVVGHLVRLQADGGGDGLIGRRLYPLLTGAGFRDVSVAPRTMYVDGGRPELAEGFTRRTFVAMVEAVRADALAAGLDTADDFDRGVAELRRTAEPDGSFHYTFFKAVAVGP; via the coding sequence GTGCACGGCTACTCCCCCGCCGAGGCCCGCCGCCTGGGCGATCAGGCCGACAGCCTCGCCGGGCTGCTGCACGCCGGCACGGTGTACCCGCCGGGCAGCAGGGTCCTGGAGGCCGGCTGCGGGGTCGGCGCCCAGACGGTGCACCTGCTGGAGTCCAGCCCGGGGCTGCTGCTGACGGCCGCCGACATCTCCGCCGACTCGCTGGCCCGGGCCCGGGCCCGGGTCGCGGAACAGCTGCCGGAGGCCCAGGTCTCCTGGCACCACGGCGATCTGCACCGACTCCCGTTCCCCGACGGTTCGTTCGACCACCTCTTCCTCTGCTTCGTCCTGGAACACCTCGCCGACCCGGCGGCCGCGCTGACGGCACTGCGCCGGGTGCTGCGCCCGGGCGGCACCGTCACGGTGATCGAGGGCGACCACGGCTCGGCGTTCTTCCACCCCCGCGGCGAGGCCGCGCAGCGCGTCGTCGGCCACCTGGTCCGGCTCCAGGCGGACGGCGGCGGGGACGGCCTGATCGGACGGCGGCTGTACCCGCTGCTCACCGGGGCCGGGTTCCGCGACGTCTCGGTCGCCCCGCGCACGATGTACGTGGACGGCGGCCGCCCCGAACTGGCCGAGGGGTTCACCCGGCGCACCTTCGTCGCGATGGTCGAGGCGGTCCGCGCCGACGCGCTCGCGGCCGGCCTCGACACGGCCGACGACTTCGACCGCGGCGTCGCCGAGCTGCGCCGCACGGCCGAGCCGGACGGGTCGTTCCACTACACGTTCTTCAAGGCGGTGGCGGTCGGTCCGTGA
- a CDS encoding NAD(P)H-binding protein, whose amino-acid sequence MNITVFGATGNVGSRVVAEAVARGHHVTAVLRDPHRPHTLPATVRIATGDARDPEDVRRLAADQDLLVTATRPAPGREDELAVATKGLLAGLAGTGVRLLVVGGAGSLTVPGGDGVTLADSRDFPAALLPIANACGEQFSLYLAETEVDWTYLSPSALLAPGERTGLFRLGRDELLVAPDGTSTISMEDLAVALLDEAERPAHRRVRFTAGY is encoded by the coding sequence ATGAACATCACCGTCTTCGGCGCCACCGGCAACGTCGGCAGCCGGGTCGTGGCCGAGGCCGTCGCCCGCGGCCACCACGTCACCGCCGTGCTGCGCGACCCGCACCGCCCGCACACGCTCCCCGCCACCGTCCGGATCGCCACCGGGGACGCCCGCGACCCCGAGGACGTCCGCCGCCTCGCCGCCGACCAGGACCTGCTGGTCACGGCCACCCGCCCGGCCCCCGGGCGGGAGGACGAACTGGCCGTCGCCACCAAGGGTCTGCTCGCCGGACTGGCCGGCACCGGCGTCCGACTCCTGGTCGTCGGCGGCGCCGGAAGCCTCACCGTGCCCGGTGGCGACGGCGTCACCCTCGCCGACTCCCGGGACTTCCCCGCCGCCCTGCTGCCCATCGCCAACGCCTGCGGCGAGCAGTTCTCCCTCTACCTCGCCGAGACCGAGGTCGACTGGACCTACCTCAGCCCCTCCGCCCTGCTCGCCCCGGGCGAGCGCACCGGACTCTTCCGGCTCGGCCGCGACGAACTCCTCGTCGCCCCCGACGGCACCTCGACCATCTCCATGGAGGACCTCGCCGTCGCCCTCCTCGACGAGGCCGAGCGGCCCGCGCACCGCCGCGTCCGCTTCACCGCCGGCTACTGA
- a CDS encoding DUF6126 family protein has protein sequence MSPDGTTGHDGTAPGSGAAGDDGTTGRRATLEEKARRRAMLIRAGIYIFATHLFAGFVLLLFALGDRK, from the coding sequence ATGAGCCCGGACGGCACCACCGGCCACGACGGCACCGCACCCGGTAGCGGTGCCGCGGGCGACGACGGCACCACGGGCCGGCGGGCGACGCTGGAGGAGAAGGCCCGGCGTCGGGCGATGCTGATCCGGGCGGGCATCTACATCTTCGCCACGCACCTGTTCGCCGGCTTCGTCCTGCTGCTGTTCGCCCTCGGCGACCGGAAGTGA
- a CDS encoding metalloregulator ArsR/SmtB family transcription factor gives MPVPLYQAKAEFFRTLGHPVRIRVLELLQNGPRPVRELLAEIRIEPSNLSQQLSVLRRTQLVTATREGNTVVYALSTPDVAELLRAARRILTELITDQDALLGELRGPETPATPAGHR, from the coding sequence ATGCCGGTCCCGCTCTACCAGGCGAAAGCGGAGTTCTTCCGCACGCTCGGACACCCGGTCCGTATCCGCGTCCTGGAACTGCTCCAGAACGGACCGCGACCGGTGCGCGAGCTGCTGGCCGAGATCAGGATCGAGCCGTCCAATCTCTCCCAGCAGTTGTCCGTCCTGCGCCGTACCCAGCTGGTGACCGCGACCCGCGAGGGCAACACGGTCGTCTACGCCCTCAGCACACCGGACGTCGCCGAACTGCTGCGGGCCGCCCGGCGGATCCTGACCGAGCTGATCACCGACCAGGACGCGCTGCTCGGCGAGCTGCGCGGGCCCGAGACCCCCGCGACCCCGGCGGGCCACCGATGA
- a CDS encoding EamA family transporter, whose product MLRNRLAIVLLTALAPAIWGSTYLVTTELLPPGRPLLAGVLRALPAGLLLIALTRRLPTGSWWWRSLVLGALNIGAFFALLFVAAYRLPGGVAATVGAVQPLIAAGLSAALLGDRLSPRTLLSGIAGVAGVSLLVLRAGAQLDALGIVAALGGAVVMATGVVLSKRWTSPAPLLATTGWQLTAGGLLLLPVALLVEGPPPSHLTGANLLGYGYLSLIGAAVAYALWFRGIRALPPTSVTFLGLLSPVVATALGWLVLGQDLSPVQALGALIVLGSLVAAQTQRPRTPSRTVTAPPVGVPSDHSGRPADDRTRQSV is encoded by the coding sequence GTGCTAAGGAATCGACTCGCCATCGTGCTGCTGACCGCCCTGGCCCCCGCCATCTGGGGCTCCACCTACCTCGTCACCACCGAACTGCTGCCGCCGGGACGCCCGCTGCTCGCCGGCGTGCTCCGCGCCCTGCCCGCCGGACTGCTGCTGATCGCCCTCACCCGCCGCCTGCCGACCGGCAGTTGGTGGTGGCGCTCGCTCGTCCTCGGCGCCCTGAACATCGGTGCCTTCTTCGCCCTCCTCTTCGTCGCCGCCTACCGTCTTCCCGGCGGGGTCGCCGCCACCGTCGGCGCCGTACAACCGCTGATCGCCGCCGGCCTGTCGGCCGCCCTGCTCGGCGACCGGCTCTCCCCGCGCACCCTCCTCTCCGGCATAGCCGGGGTGGCCGGCGTCAGCCTGCTCGTCCTGCGTGCCGGCGCCCAGTTGGACGCCCTCGGCATCGTGGCCGCGCTCGGCGGCGCGGTGGTCATGGCGACCGGCGTCGTCCTCTCCAAGCGCTGGACCTCACCGGCGCCGCTGCTCGCCACCACCGGATGGCAGCTCACCGCCGGCGGCCTGCTGCTGCTCCCGGTCGCCCTCCTGGTCGAGGGACCGCCCCCGTCCCACCTCACCGGCGCCAACCTGCTCGGCTACGGCTATCTGAGCCTCATCGGCGCGGCCGTCGCCTACGCGCTCTGGTTCCGCGGCATCCGCGCCCTCCCTCCGACCTCCGTCACCTTCCTCGGACTGCTCAGCCCCGTGGTCGCCACCGCCCTCGGCTGGCTGGTCCTCGGCCAGGACCTCTCGCCCGTGCAGGCCCTCGGCGCGCTGATCGTGCTCGGCTCCCTCGTCGCCGCCCAGACCCAGCGCCCGCGCACCCCGTCGAGGACGGTGACGGCCCCGCCCGTCGGCGTACCCTCCGACCACAGCGGTCGACCGGCCGACGACCGCACCCGCCAGTCCGTCTGA
- a CDS encoding glycoside hydrolase family 3 N-terminal domain-containing protein, producing the protein MPTAAPTAASLRLAGRRIVYSYRGDTPPPELLDTIRAGRAAGVILFKENAPSPEQLRVAMQILKGAAQESPSGAPLLLMTDQEGGKVRRLPGEPVRSARQTGAAADPAGDAARSGAGAAGTLIDAGLNVNLAPVLDVFDAPDNFIDHFERSYGGNPEAVAESATAFLAAQQQLGVAATAKHFPGLGAAARDENTDERPVVLPVPLAELRARGEEPYRAAIAGGVRLVMASWAVYPALDAERPAGLSGAVVQGELRRRLGFRGVTVTDALEAGALAAFGDTGERAVAAALAGMDLLLCSARDVQQGDAAAEAIAVALDSGRLDAGEFSSAVGRVDTLRTSFSRP; encoded by the coding sequence GTGCCCACCGCTGCGCCCACCGCCGCGTCGCTCCGGCTCGCCGGCCGTCGGATCGTCTACTCCTACCGCGGCGACACCCCTCCGCCGGAACTGCTCGACACCATCCGGGCGGGCCGCGCCGCCGGTGTCATCCTGTTCAAGGAGAACGCTCCCTCGCCCGAGCAACTCCGGGTGGCCATGCAGATACTGAAGGGCGCGGCGCAGGAATCGCCCTCCGGCGCACCGCTGTTGCTGATGACCGACCAGGAGGGCGGGAAGGTCCGGCGGCTGCCCGGGGAGCCCGTCCGCTCGGCCCGGCAGACCGGCGCGGCCGCCGATCCGGCCGGGGACGCGGCCCGGTCCGGCGCGGGAGCGGCAGGCACCCTGATCGACGCGGGCCTGAACGTCAACCTCGCGCCGGTACTCGACGTCTTCGACGCACCGGACAACTTCATCGACCACTTCGAGCGCTCCTACGGCGGGAATCCCGAGGCGGTCGCCGAGTCGGCCACCGCCTTCCTCGCCGCCCAGCAGCAGCTGGGGGTCGCCGCCACCGCCAAGCACTTCCCCGGTCTCGGCGCCGCGGCCCGTGACGAGAACACCGACGAACGCCCGGTCGTCCTGCCGGTCCCGCTGGCCGAGCTCCGGGCACGGGGCGAGGAGCCCTACCGTGCCGCCATCGCCGGCGGGGTCCGGCTGGTGATGGCCTCCTGGGCGGTCTATCCGGCCCTCGACGCCGAGCGCCCGGCCGGACTGTCCGGCGCCGTCGTCCAGGGCGAGCTGCGTCGGCGCCTCGGATTCCGCGGGGTGACCGTCACCGATGCCCTGGAGGCCGGTGCTCTCGCCGCCTTCGGGGACACCGGGGAGCGGGCGGTCGCCGCGGCCCTGGCGGGCATGGACCTCCTGCTGTGCTCCGCCCGCGACGTCCAGCAGGGAGACGCCGCCGCGGAGGCCATCGCGGTCGCCCTCGACAGTGGCCGTCTGGACGCCGGGGAGTTCAGCAGCGCCGTCGGCCGCGTGGACACCCTCCGCACTTCCTTCAGTCGGCCCTGA
- a CDS encoding MarR family transcriptional regulator has product MADRVDHVDRIVQQWGAERPDLDVSPMEVIGRLKRLSRLVDAELKETFARHDLDFASFDVLATLRRSGPPYRLTPTLLMQSAMVTSGAISQRLDRLEARGLVTRTPSGSDGRSREVELTEEGYALIDRALPDHLATERRILGDLDEPRTADFVAALRTLLGTLGDDPE; this is encoded by the coding sequence ATGGCAGACCGCGTGGATCATGTGGACCGGATCGTGCAGCAGTGGGGTGCCGAGCGCCCCGACCTGGATGTCTCGCCGATGGAGGTGATCGGCCGCCTCAAGCGGCTGTCCCGACTGGTCGACGCCGAGCTGAAGGAGACCTTCGCCCGGCACGACCTCGACTTCGCCTCCTTCGACGTGCTCGCCACCCTGCGCCGCAGCGGCCCGCCGTACCGGCTCACCCCGACCCTGCTGATGCAGTCGGCGATGGTCACCTCCGGGGCGATCAGCCAGCGCCTCGACCGGCTGGAGGCGCGCGGCCTGGTCACGCGCACCCCCAGCGGTTCCGACGGCCGGAGCCGCGAGGTCGAGCTCACCGAGGAGGGCTACGCCCTGATCGACCGCGCCCTGCCGGACCACCTGGCGACCGAGCGCCGGATCCTGGGCGACCTCGACGAGCCGAGGACCGCCGACTTCGTCGCCGCCCTGCGCACCCTCCTCGGCACCCTCGGGGACGACCCCGAATGA
- a CDS encoding cytochrome P450, translating to MILTNETRRPPAPPRTPPAGPRRAVVPPLAPGALPGLGHAPALLRDPLGFLGSLSRYGDVVRIRLGPRTVCVVTDAGLVHTLLVALAHDCPRGAVQDTLRTAFGDGLLMSEGRAHRDRRRIIQPAFGPDRMADYLAVMHRVTEERADRWRPGQVLDVAKEMNHLALEIVTRALFDARLSEDATLAFHRALPDLVKGQIVQSLYPHPALARLPLPVNRRFDAAVRVLNRVVDQAVNGTAPGGRYGARGGPAEHGGPGGPGGPALRGGPVGPGAGAAGGGCPMTGGGARRTGLPALLRAAVDPATGRPLTEADVRSEAITMFGAGTETVSTTLTWLIDELVRHPHIEARVLAELDEHLPAGTVPTPEALARLAYTRAVTQEVVRLHAPNAFLMRTARVPVTLGAYRIPAGTELLYSLTAIHRDPALHPDPLRFDPDRWYDPDGTGGTGTGGTAAARQAFLPFGAGKHKCIGEAFAWAELTVAAAAVLRRWHPTAVPDGRAREVVWTTVQAQGLRVRLTPRGGSRAPHAPGSRRTPAPGGRDDAPARCLPIAGPRRSTLLPARSTVLPGRSARSAPGRSYPAALHTTALRTAARTVARTASRATDPRTSDSRAPDSRTSDPRASGPRAHDPRTSDSRATEARSVSRNADRTGPRPRGAGSEPLAPGPGTARRLVLLGPVTAVPRPAPSPRTTPRARPAGRTGTARRPLLRPGTELARTPAELTAATARHDDWALAHGLLAPADLARYQSFALPELIGHAYPRARGAELDLLIDILGWFTILDDRFDGPPGRDPATARAVVAPLLAVVAGRPVPAGGPQPHLVDAWRELWQRQTAPMSPEWRRRTADEWRSCLETFLAETAHRAACTHPDLAETVRLRRHASCLYPFMGILEHVHGGEAPAALHRDPALHRLRANTADAATLINDLYSADREERQQVAAFNTVLTLQRVRGCTRARAVRSVGTRIARLTAESESLRRRLLLRHPEGGWYLHGTRELVEGVHAWTSTSRRYTGGDAAR from the coding sequence ATGATCCTGACGAACGAGACCCGCAGACCGCCCGCCCCGCCGAGAACCCCCCCGGCAGGGCCCCGCCGAGCGGTCGTTCCCCCGCTCGCCCCCGGCGCACTGCCCGGGCTCGGCCACGCCCCGGCCCTGCTGCGGGACCCGCTCGGCTTCCTCGGCTCCCTCTCCCGGTACGGCGACGTGGTCCGGATCCGCCTCGGCCCGCGCACCGTCTGCGTCGTCACCGACGCCGGCCTCGTGCACACGCTGCTCGTCGCGCTCGCCCACGACTGCCCCCGCGGCGCCGTCCAGGACACCCTGAGGACGGCTTTCGGGGACGGCCTGCTGATGTCCGAGGGCCGCGCCCACCGCGACCGCCGCCGGATCATCCAGCCCGCCTTCGGCCCGGACCGGATGGCCGACTACCTGGCCGTCATGCACCGGGTCACCGAGGAGCGGGCCGACCGCTGGCGCCCCGGCCAGGTCCTCGACGTGGCCAAGGAGATGAACCACCTCGCGCTGGAGATCGTCACCCGCGCGCTCTTCGACGCCCGGCTGAGCGAGGACGCCACCCTCGCCTTCCACCGCGCCCTGCCCGACCTGGTGAAGGGACAGATCGTCCAGTCCCTCTACCCGCACCCGGCGCTCGCCCGGCTGCCACTGCCGGTGAACCGGCGCTTCGACGCCGCCGTCCGGGTGCTCAACCGCGTCGTCGACCAGGCCGTCAACGGCACCGCGCCCGGCGGCCGGTACGGCGCGCGCGGCGGACCGGCCGAGCACGGCGGACCCGGCGGACCCGGCGGACCGGCTTTGCGCGGCGGGCCGGTCGGGCCTGGCGCCGGTGCGGCCGGGGGCGGCTGCCCGATGACCGGGGGCGGGGCCCGGCGCACCGGCCTGCCCGCCCTGCTGCGGGCCGCCGTCGACCCCGCCACCGGACGGCCGCTCACCGAGGCGGACGTCCGCTCCGAGGCGATCACCATGTTCGGCGCCGGCACCGAGACCGTCTCCACCACGCTGACCTGGCTGATCGACGAACTGGTCCGGCACCCCCACATCGAGGCCCGCGTCCTGGCCGAACTGGACGAGCACCTCCCGGCCGGGACGGTGCCCACCCCGGAGGCGCTCGCCCGACTCGCCTACACCCGTGCCGTCACCCAGGAGGTGGTCCGGCTGCACGCGCCGAACGCCTTCCTGATGCGCACCGCGCGCGTCCCGGTCACGCTCGGCGCCTACCGGATCCCGGCCGGCACCGAACTGCTCTACAGCCTCACCGCGATCCACCGCGACCCCGCCCTCCACCCGGACCCGCTCCGGTTCGACCCCGACCGCTGGTACGACCCCGACGGGACCGGGGGAACGGGCACCGGCGGTACCGCCGCGGCCCGGCAGGCCTTCCTCCCGTTCGGCGCCGGCAAGCACAAGTGCATCGGCGAGGCCTTCGCCTGGGCCGAGTTGACCGTGGCGGCCGCCGCCGTCCTGCGGCGCTGGCACCCGACGGCCGTCCCCGACGGGCGGGCCCGCGAGGTCGTCTGGACGACCGTCCAGGCCCAGGGCCTGCGGGTGCGGCTCACGCCGCGCGGCGGAAGCCGGGCGCCGCACGCCCCCGGCTCGCGCCGCACCCCGGCGCCGGGCGGCCGGGACGACGCGCCGGCCCGGTGCCTGCCGATCGCCGGGCCGCGCCGCTCGACCCTGCTGCCCGCACGGTCGACGGTGCTGCCCGGCCGGTCGGCCCGGTCCGCTCCCGGCCGGTCGTACCCGGCGGCGCTGCACACCACCGCGCTGCGGACCGCCGCCCGGACGGTCGCCCGCACGGCTTCGCGGGCCACCGATCCGCGTACCTCCGACTCGCGCGCCCCCGACTCGCGCACCTCCGATCCACGTGCCTCCGGTCCACGCGCCCACGACCCGCGTACCTCCGACTCGCGCGCCACGGAGGCGCGCAGCGTCTCGCGCAACGCCGACCGAACGGGCCCGCGCCCTCGCGGCGCCGGCAGCGAGCCCCTCGCGCCTGGGCCGGGCACCGCTCGGCGCCTCGTCCTCCTCGGACCCGTAACGGCCGTCCCCCGGCCCGCGCCGTCCCCCCGAACCACGCCGCGGGCCCGACCGGCGGGCCGCACCGGCACGGCCCGCCGTCCGCTCCTCCGGCCCGGCACCGAATTGGCCCGAACCCCGGCCGAACTCACCGCCGCCACCGCCCGGCACGACGACTGGGCGCTCGCCCACGGCCTGCTCGCCCCGGCCGACCTCGCCCGCTACCAGTCGTTCGCGCTGCCCGAGCTGATCGGCCACGCCTACCCCCGCGCCCGCGGCGCGGAACTGGACCTGCTGATCGACATCCTGGGCTGGTTCACCATCCTCGACGACCGCTTCGACGGCCCGCCGGGACGGGACCCCGCCACGGCCCGCGCCGTCGTCGCACCGCTGCTCGCCGTCGTGGCCGGCCGCCCCGTCCCGGCTGGCGGCCCCCAGCCCCACCTGGTCGACGCCTGGCGGGAACTGTGGCAGCGCCAGACCGCCCCCATGTCACCGGAGTGGCGCCGACGCACCGCCGACGAATGGCGCTCCTGCCTGGAGACCTTCCTCGCCGAGACCGCCCACCGCGCCGCGTGCACCCACCCCGACCTCGCCGAGACCGTCCGGCTGCGCCGCCACGCCAGCTGCCTCTATCCGTTCATGGGCATACTGGAGCACGTCCACGGCGGCGAGGCACCGGCCGCCCTGCACCGGGACCCGGCGCTGCACCGCCTGCGCGCGAACACCGCCGATGCGGCGACGCTGATCAACGACCTGTACTCGGCCGACCGGGAGGAACGCCAGCAGGTCGCGGCCTTCAACACCGTGCTCACGCTGCAACGGGTCCGCGGCTGCACCCGGGCGCGGGCGGTGCGGTCCGTCGGCACGAGGATCGCCCGGCTGACCGCGGAGAGCGAGTCGCTGCGCCGCCGGCTGCTGCTCCGTCACCCGGAGGGCGGCTGGTACCTCCACGGCACCCGGGAACTCGTCGAGGGCGTCCACGCGTGGACCAGCACCAGCCGGCGCTACACCGGCGGGGACGCCGCGCGCTGA
- a CDS encoding PLP-dependent aminotransferase family protein, producing MHRSNDHSIDRSRTAGADFLQLDPGQAPAGGLADWLARRLRAAIDDGRLPVGSRLPATRVLAADLRVSRGVVTEAYRRLTEEGRIAGLGRGGTVVVDQFAPETVPPPRPTTTRPPAPRPAGTHPAGTGPGPARPGPARTTPAPASPFDGAPATTVFDSLRTAPARIDLTPGVPDLAAFPRTAWLRAERAVLRDLAAPDFGYGDPRGTPALRRAVADWLARNRGIRADPGEVLVVAGAAQALALVGEVLRADGLDVVAVEDPGSLGTRQHLGHRITATPPVPVDADGIRVDALRAVGARAVLLTPAHQFPTGVVLGGARRRELLQWAADGGLVIEDDYDAEHRYDRPPVPALRGVLPEQVVYLGSVSKLLAPALRTGWVLAPARYRDSLVDAKRLSDLGNAALPQLVLAHLMESGALERHLRLQRTRHRRRRDATTAALAAHLPGAAVHGAAAGLHLMLTFPDGLPCTDTELATAALAHGVKVHPLSWHARLPHPPGLVLGYGAGTPGEIEEGVAVLGRLLREAGPPCPG from the coding sequence GTGCACAGGTCCAATGATCATTCGATCGACAGGTCCAGAACGGCGGGTGCGGACTTTCTCCAGCTCGACCCCGGGCAGGCGCCCGCCGGTGGACTCGCGGACTGGCTGGCGCGCCGGCTCCGGGCGGCGATCGATGACGGCCGGCTCCCCGTCGGCAGCCGGCTGCCCGCCACCCGGGTGCTCGCCGCCGACCTGCGGGTCTCGCGCGGCGTGGTGACCGAGGCCTACCGCCGCCTCACCGAGGAGGGGAGGATCGCGGGCCTGGGCCGGGGCGGCACCGTCGTGGTCGACCAGTTCGCCCCGGAGACCGTGCCGCCGCCCCGGCCCACGACCACCCGCCCGCCGGCCCCCCGCCCCGCCGGCACACACCCCGCCGGTACCGGCCCCGGACCCGCCCGCCCCGGACCCGCCCGCACCACCCCCGCGCCCGCCTCGCCGTTCGACGGCGCACCCGCCACGACCGTCTTCGACTCCCTCCGCACCGCCCCCGCCCGGATCGACCTCACCCCCGGCGTCCCCGACCTCGCCGCCTTCCCCCGTACCGCCTGGCTGCGCGCCGAACGCGCCGTCCTGCGCGACCTCGCCGCACCGGACTTCGGCTACGGCGACCCGCGTGGCACCCCGGCCCTGCGCCGCGCCGTCGCCGACTGGCTGGCCCGCAACCGCGGCATCCGCGCCGATCCCGGGGAGGTTCTCGTCGTCGCCGGGGCGGCCCAGGCGCTCGCCCTCGTCGGTGAGGTGTTGCGTGCGGACGGCCTGGACGTGGTCGCCGTCGAGGACCCGGGCTCCCTCGGCACCCGGCAGCACCTCGGTCACCGGATCACCGCCACCCCGCCCGTCCCCGTCGACGCGGACGGCATCCGGGTGGACGCGCTGCGCGCCGTCGGCGCCCGGGCCGTGCTGCTGACGCCGGCCCACCAGTTCCCGACCGGCGTCGTACTCGGCGGCGCCCGACGCCGCGAACTGCTCCAATGGGCGGCCGACGGCGGGCTCGTGATCGAGGACGACTACGACGCCGAACACCGCTACGACCGCCCGCCCGTGCCCGCCCTGCGCGGTGTCCTCCCCGAGCAGGTCGTCTACCTCGGCAGCGTCTCCAAGCTGCTCGCCCCCGCGCTGCGCACCGGATGGGTGCTCGCCCCCGCCCGATACCGGGATTCCCTGGTCGACGCGAAACGGCTCAGCGACCTCGGCAACGCCGCACTCCCGCAGCTGGTCCTCGCCCACCTGATGGAATCGGGCGCCCTGGAGCGCCACCTCCGGCTGCAGCGCACCCGCCACCGGCGCCGACGCGATGCCACGACGGCCGCCCTCGCCGCCCACCTGCCCGGTGCCGCGGTCCACGGCGCGGCGGCCGGGCTGCACCTCATGCTCACCTTCCCCGACGGTCTGCCCTGCACCGACACCGAGCTCGCGACGGCGGCGCTGGCCCACGGGGTGAAGGTGCACCCGCTGTCCTGGCACGCCCGGCTGCCGCACCCGCCGGGACTGGTCCTCGGGTACGGGGCCGGCACACCGGGCGAGATCGAGGAGGGCGTCGCCGTCCTCGGACGGCTGCTCCGGGAGGCGGGACCACCGTGCCCGGGGTGA